The Cellulosimicrobium cellulans genome contains the following window.
TCCAGCTCGTGCCGGCGCCGGACGTCGCGCGCGACGTCGTCGCCTGGCTCCGCGCGCACACCCCCGCCTGGGAGGACATGGCCCGCGCGGGCGACATGGCCGAGCCGTTCCACGTGGCGTTCACGCGCGGCGTCCGGGCGCTGCGCGACGTCGTCATCCCTGACGACGCGTGGGGCCCCGAGCAGGAGGCGCGCCTCCCCGCGCACCTGCGCATGACGTTCCGCGTCGAGGACCCGCGCGACCGCGGCGGGTCCGTCGTCCTCGACGAGTCGAAGGACCTGCTCGCCCTCCAGCGCCGACTCGCCGCCCAGAACCAGGCGGCGGTCCGCGCCGCGGTGAAGGGCGCGGTGGGCGCGGCGTTGCGCGAGGCGGGATCTCGGGCGGGGACGGGCGCCGCGGGTGCGGGGCCGGGTCCGGCGGCGGAGGGGGCGTCGGTGCTCGGGCTACCATCCGCGCCGCTCGTTCCTCACGGCGCTCCCGCCAGTCCCACCACGCCCTTCGCATCCGACGCCCCCTCCCCCGCCTCCGCGTCCGGCTCACCTTCCCGCAACGGACAAGCCGCAGTGCGCGACGGCGCGGGTCCGGCCGTGGCGACCGGCTCGCCCGGGCGAGCCGACGTGCGGGCCGATCTGGCGTCGTCGGACCTCGACGAGGCGACGACGCGACGGGCAGCCGCCGCGGACGCGACCACGGCCGCCCTGGTGACCGAACGCGCGAACCTGACCACCTGGCCCGACGACCTGAGCGACGGCCGACTCCCGGCGACGGTGTCGACAGACCTCGGGAGTGGGGTCGTGGTGCGGGGGTACCCCGCGGTCGTCGAGGAGCAGGACGCGAAGGGGAAGCCGGTCGTCGCGCTGCGCGTGCTCGCCGACGCGAACGCGCAGGCGCGCGAGCACGCGCGCGGCGTGCGGCGTCTGCTGCTGTCCGAGACGGCGCTGCAGACCGGGCGCATCACCAGTCGGTGGAACGGGACGCAGTCGCTCACGATGGCGGCCAGCCCGTACCGGAACACGGACGCGCTGGTCGCGGACCTGCAGCTCGCCGCGGTGATCGCGCTGACGAGCGGCGGTAGCGGGCAGTACGGAGCGCAGCCGGACGCGACGACGATCCGCGACGCGGAGGCCTACGCGGCCGCGAGGGCGTTCGTGCGGGCGCACCTGGAGGAGCAGGTGCACCAGGTGGTCGGGCACGTCGTGGCGGCGCTGACGGCGTCGCGCAACCTCGACGCGGAGATCCGCGCGTCGAACAGCCTCGCGCTGCTCAACACGCTCACCGACCTGCGCGACCAGGCCGCGGGCCTGATCCACGACGGGTTCGTCTCCCAGACCCCGCCCCGCCGGCTGCCGCACCTCACGCGCTACCTGCGCGCGGCGTCGTACCGGCTGGAGAAGGCGCAGTCGAACCCGAACCGCGACGCCGAGCTCGCGTGGCGCGTGCACGACGTCGAGGAGGCGTACCAGCGCGCCCGCGCCGCCTACGCACAGGGCCCGGCCGACCCGGTCCGCGCGGCGGACCTGGCCGAGGTCCGGTGGCTGGTCGAGGAGCTGCGCGTGTCGCTGTTCGCGCAGCAGCTCGGCACGGACGGCCCGGTGAGCGAGAAGCGCATCCGCAAGCTCCTCACGCCCGACGGCTGGTGACACGAGGCGGCGCACGGCGCGGGCGCCGCCCGCCGCCTCGCGGTCAGCAGGTCTCGAACACGTACGAGTACGGCTCGCCCGTCTCCTCGACGGGGTCGAACCCGCTCACGTCCGTGTCGGGCGTGACGAGGTAGAGGTCGCGCAGCACGGTGAGCGGTGCGCGGTCGGGCAGGGCGCACGCGTCGGCGAACGTCAGCCCCTCGCCCGCGAGCGGGCCGGGGTACTCGACCTGCAGCACGTGGTCGCCGTACACGTCGGTGTACGCGGCGCACTCGTCCCAGACGGCGCACTCCTCGGTCACGGCGAAGTCGAAGCCGAGGTCGTCGTGCGCGACCTGCGTGATCTCCGCGGCGTTCTTCTGCGCGATGGCGAGCCCGGCGTCGTGCGCGAGGTCGACGTACGCCGTGGCGAGCGCGTGCGCGCCGGCCTCGTCGATCTCGGCGAACCGGGTCCAGGTGTCGAGGTTGTCGATCTCGACCGCGTCGAACCCGTCGTCCGCGCAGCCGGTGACCACCGGACCGAGGACGTCGAGGATCCCGTCGCGCTGCGCGGCGGTCGAGGGGTCGAGCACGAACTCGTCCGGCCAGTCGGGGTCGATCACGAGCTCCCCACCTGCGTCGTGCAGCAGCAGGTCCTCGTGGGCGAGCCACAGGTCGGCGTCGTCGGGCTGCGTCTGGAAGCCGTTCACGTAGCAGACGTTGTACGCACCGGAGAGCGGCGTCGCCGTCGCGTCGCGCACCACGACGTCGGGGGTCACCGGACCGGAACCGGCGTCGACCTCGTCGTACGCGCCGCCGAGCTGGTAGTCGAGGACCCCGCTCGTGGGCGGCAGCTCGACCACCGCCGCCGTCGTCGCGTCGGTCGTGGTCGTGCGTGCCGTGTCCGGGACGGGGCTCGTGCCGCCGACGGCGGGGCCGCCCGCGCACGCGGTCAGCACCAGCGCCGAGCCGAGTGCCAGGCCGGTCGTCGTTCGTCTCATGTGCTCGTTCCTCTCGTCGTGACGCGCTGCCCGCGCGCCATGGTGGGGGTGCCGATCAGGAGATGCAGGACGGTCCGAGGTGTCAGGCGAACACCTGCGTGCAGAGCCGGTCGACGGCGTCGCGCACGGCCCCCCGCGCCGGGGCGAGGTACTTGCGGGGGTCGGTGACGGCGTCGTGCGCGTCGAGGAAGTCTCGCACCTGACGCGTGTAGCCGACGTTGAGCGCGGTCCCGACGTTGATCTTGCGGATCCCGCGCGCGACGGCGTCGCGCAGCATCGGGGCAGGGACACCGGACGACCCGTGCAGCACGAGCGGGACGGGGACCTCGGCGGCGATCCGCTCGACGAGGTCGAGGTCGAGGTCCGCGGTCGCGCTCGTCATCGCGTGCGAGCTGCCGACGGCGACGGCGAGCCCGTCGACGCCGGTCGCCGCGACGAACGACACGGCCTCGTGGGGGTCGGTGCGCACGCCGGGTGCGTGCGCACCGTCCTTGCCGCCGATCTCGCCGAGCTCGGCCTCGACCCACAGCGTGGTGTCGTGCGCGGACCGGGTGAGGTCGCGGGTCGTGGCGACGTTGTCCGCGTAGTCGAGGTGGGCAGCGTCGACCATGATCGACGTGATCCCGAGTCGCCACGCCTGGTCGACGACCTGACGCGCGAGGTCGACGTCCTGGACGTGG
Protein-coding sequences here:
- a CDS encoding endo alpha-1,4 polygalactosaminidase — translated: MRRTTTGLALGSALVLTACAGGPAVGGTSPVPDTARTTTTDATTAAVVELPPTSGVLDYQLGGAYDEVDAGSGPVTPDVVVRDATATPLSGAYNVCYVNGFQTQPDDADLWLAHEDLLLHDAGGELVIDPDWPDEFVLDPSTAAQRDGILDVLGPVVTGCADDGFDAVEIDNLDTWTRFAEIDEAGAHALATAYVDLAHDAGLAIAQKNAAEITQVAHDDLGFDFAVTEECAVWDECAAYTDVYGDHVLQVEYPGPLAGEGLTFADACALPDRAPLTVLRDLYLVTPDTDVSGFDPVEETGEPYSYVFETC
- a CDS encoding class II fructose-bisphosphate aldolase translates to MTLAATGNLVAAAARDGGAVLAFNVITLEHAEGIVAGLEDAGAPGILQISENAVRYHEGRMTALVAACREIAVAARVPVSLHLDHVQDVDLARQVVDQAWRLGITSIMVDAAHLDYADNVATTRDLTRSAHDTTLWVEAELGEIGGKDGAHAPGVRTDPHEAVSFVAATGVDGLAVAVGSSHAMTSATADLDLDLVERIAAEVPVPLVLHGSSGVPAPMLRDAVARGIRKINVGTALNVGYTRQVRDFLDAHDAVTDPRKYLAPARGAVRDAVDRLCTQVFA